The Musa acuminata AAA Group cultivar baxijiao chromosome BXJ1-3, Cavendish_Baxijiao_AAA, whole genome shotgun sequence genome window below encodes:
- the LOC135627501 gene encoding synaptotagmin-5-like isoform X2, whose product MSFFVGIVLGIAFGLGLVIAFARSETSRSKRRRELAASVASFSKMSFQDSRKIFPAAFYPSWVIFSHRQKLKWLNHELIKIWPYVNEAASEIIRTSIEPVLEQYKSAILSSFKFSKLNLGTVAPQFTGVTIIEDDGCGITMELDLNWDGNPNIVLDIRTKLGVVLPVQVKDISFTGVFRVIFKPLTEHFPCFGAVSYSLRDKKKLDFTLKVIGGEISTIPGISDAIEETIHDAIEDSISWPVRKVVPIIPGDYSDLELRPVGILEVKLVQARNLTNKDIIGKSDPFAVLYIRPIRARMKISKSNDLNPIWNEHFEFVVEDVPTQNLVVKIYDDDGVRPPELIGCARVRLKDLQPGKVEDIWLKLVKDLEVQRDKKDRGQVHLELLYCPYDMEDEIVNPFAHQLSMTSLEKALKSGKSRTKASQIHRTPTNRKRDVILRGVLSVTVISANNLPAMDMSGKSDPYVVLSMKKMSTINNKTRVVNESLNPIWDQTFDFVVEDGLHDMLILEVWDHDTFGKDYIGRCILTLTKVIVEKEYSDSFPLEGAKSGRLNLHFKWTPLPIYRA is encoded by the exons GCTGCTTCAGTAGCGAGCTTTAGCAAGATGTCATTTCAAGATTCAAGGAAGATTTTTCCAGCTGCATTTTATCCATCATGGGTAATTTTCTCACATCGTCAGAAG TTAAAATGGCTTAACCATGAGCTGATTAAAATCTGGCCTTATGTCAATGAG GCTGCATCTGAGATTATTCGGACTTCTATTGAGCCAGTTCTTGAACAATATAAATCAGCCATCTTATCATCATTCAAGTTTTCAAAACTAAATCTTGGAACTGTTGCTCCCCAGTTTACAG GAGTTACAATAATCGAAGATGATGGGTGTGGGATTACCATGGAGTTGGACTTGAATTGGGATGGTAATCCAAACATTGTTCTTGATATTCGAACAAAACTTGGTGTTGTGCTTCCTGTACAG GTAAAAGATATTAGCTTCACAGGGGTTTTCCGTGTAATATTTAAACCGCTCACCGAACACTTTCCCTGCTTTGGAGCTGTTTCTTATTCTTTGAGAGATAAG AAAAAACTGGATTTCACGCTAAAGGTTATTGGTGGAGAAATATCAACAATTCCTGGAATTTCTGATGCTATTGAG GAAACAATTCATGATGCAATTGAAGACTCTATATCATGGCCAGTGCGTAAAGTTGTTCCAATAATACCTGGGGATTACAG TGACCTAGAACTGAGACCAGTTGGAATATTGGAAGTAAAGCTTGTGCAAGCTAGAAATTTGACAAACAAAGACATAATTGGAAAATCTGATCCATTTGCTGTTCTGTATATACGTCCAATACGTGCTAGAATGAAGATAAGCAAA AGCAATGATTTGAATCCTATCTGGAATGAGCACTTCGAATTTGTGGTTGAAGATGTACCCACACAAAATTTGGTAGTAAAGATTTATGATGATGACGGGGTCAGGCCACCTGAACTAATTGGTTGTGCTCGAGTCAGATTGAAGGACCTTCAACCTGGTAAAGTAGAAGATATTTGGTTGAAGCTTGTCAAAGATTTGGAAGTGCAAAGAGACAAAAAAGACCGGGGTCAG GTTCACCTTGAGCTTCTATACTGCCCATATGACATGGAGGATGAGATTGTCAATCCTTTTGCTCATCAGCTCTCTATGACTTCTTTGGAGAAGGCTCTCAAATCTGGGAAGAGTAGAACTAAGGCCAGTCAAATTCACAGGACACCAACAAACAGGAAGCGAGATGTTATTTTGAGAGGAGTACTTTCTGTTACTGTCATTTCTGCAAATAACTTGCCTGCCATGGATATGAGTGGAAAGTCGGACCCATATGTTGTGCTTAGTATGAAAAAAATGAGCACAATCAACAACAAAACAAGA GTTGTGAATGAAAGTTTGAATCCAATATGGGACCAGACATTTGACTTTGTCGTGGAAGATGGGCTGCATGACATGCTAATCTTGGAAGTTTGGGATCATGACACATTTGGCAAG GATTATATTGGCAGATGTATTCTGACATTGACAAAGGTAATAGTGGAAAAAGAATATAGCGATAGTTTCCCTTTGGAGGGGGCAAAATCTGGAAGACTCAATTTGCATTTCAAGTGGACGCCACTGCCAATCTACCGAGCTTAG
- the LOC135627501 gene encoding synaptotagmin-5-like isoform X1, whose translation MSFFVGIVLGIAFGLGLVIAFARSETSRSKRRRELAASVASFSKMSFQDSRKIFPAAFYPSWVIFSHRQKLKWLNHELIKIWPYVNEAASEIIRTSIEPVLEQYKSAILSSFKFSKLNLGTVAPQFTGVTIIEDDGCGITMELDLNWDGNPNIVLDIRTKLGVVLPVQVKDISFTGVFRVIFKPLTEHFPCFGAVSYSLRDKKKLDFTLKVIGGEISTIPGISDAIEETIHDAIEDSISWPVRKVVPIIPGDYSDLELRPVGILEVKLVQARNLTNKDIIGKSDPFAVLYIRPIRARMKISKVISNDLNPIWNEHFEFVVEDVPTQNLVVKIYDDDGVRPPELIGCARVRLKDLQPGKVEDIWLKLVKDLEVQRDKKDRGQVHLELLYCPYDMEDEIVNPFAHQLSMTSLEKALKSGKSRTKASQIHRTPTNRKRDVILRGVLSVTVISANNLPAMDMSGKSDPYVVLSMKKMSTINNKTRVVNESLNPIWDQTFDFVVEDGLHDMLILEVWDHDTFGKDYIGRCILTLTKVIVEKEYSDSFPLEGAKSGRLNLHFKWTPLPIYRA comes from the exons GCTGCTTCAGTAGCGAGCTTTAGCAAGATGTCATTTCAAGATTCAAGGAAGATTTTTCCAGCTGCATTTTATCCATCATGGGTAATTTTCTCACATCGTCAGAAG TTAAAATGGCTTAACCATGAGCTGATTAAAATCTGGCCTTATGTCAATGAG GCTGCATCTGAGATTATTCGGACTTCTATTGAGCCAGTTCTTGAACAATATAAATCAGCCATCTTATCATCATTCAAGTTTTCAAAACTAAATCTTGGAACTGTTGCTCCCCAGTTTACAG GAGTTACAATAATCGAAGATGATGGGTGTGGGATTACCATGGAGTTGGACTTGAATTGGGATGGTAATCCAAACATTGTTCTTGATATTCGAACAAAACTTGGTGTTGTGCTTCCTGTACAG GTAAAAGATATTAGCTTCACAGGGGTTTTCCGTGTAATATTTAAACCGCTCACCGAACACTTTCCCTGCTTTGGAGCTGTTTCTTATTCTTTGAGAGATAAG AAAAAACTGGATTTCACGCTAAAGGTTATTGGTGGAGAAATATCAACAATTCCTGGAATTTCTGATGCTATTGAG GAAACAATTCATGATGCAATTGAAGACTCTATATCATGGCCAGTGCGTAAAGTTGTTCCAATAATACCTGGGGATTACAG TGACCTAGAACTGAGACCAGTTGGAATATTGGAAGTAAAGCTTGTGCAAGCTAGAAATTTGACAAACAAAGACATAATTGGAAAATCTGATCCATTTGCTGTTCTGTATATACGTCCAATACGTGCTAGAATGAAGATAAGCAAAGTAATA AGCAATGATTTGAATCCTATCTGGAATGAGCACTTCGAATTTGTGGTTGAAGATGTACCCACACAAAATTTGGTAGTAAAGATTTATGATGATGACGGGGTCAGGCCACCTGAACTAATTGGTTGTGCTCGAGTCAGATTGAAGGACCTTCAACCTGGTAAAGTAGAAGATATTTGGTTGAAGCTTGTCAAAGATTTGGAAGTGCAAAGAGACAAAAAAGACCGGGGTCAG GTTCACCTTGAGCTTCTATACTGCCCATATGACATGGAGGATGAGATTGTCAATCCTTTTGCTCATCAGCTCTCTATGACTTCTTTGGAGAAGGCTCTCAAATCTGGGAAGAGTAGAACTAAGGCCAGTCAAATTCACAGGACACCAACAAACAGGAAGCGAGATGTTATTTTGAGAGGAGTACTTTCTGTTACTGTCATTTCTGCAAATAACTTGCCTGCCATGGATATGAGTGGAAAGTCGGACCCATATGTTGTGCTTAGTATGAAAAAAATGAGCACAATCAACAACAAAACAAGA GTTGTGAATGAAAGTTTGAATCCAATATGGGACCAGACATTTGACTTTGTCGTGGAAGATGGGCTGCATGACATGCTAATCTTGGAAGTTTGGGATCATGACACATTTGGCAAG GATTATATTGGCAGATGTATTCTGACATTGACAAAGGTAATAGTGGAAAAAGAATATAGCGATAGTTTCCCTTTGGAGGGGGCAAAATCTGGAAGACTCAATTTGCATTTCAAGTGGACGCCACTGCCAATCTACCGAGCTTAG
- the LOC135627501 gene encoding synaptotagmin-5-like isoform X3, protein MSFQDSRKIFPAAFYPSWVIFSHRQKLKWLNHELIKIWPYVNEAASEIIRTSIEPVLEQYKSAILSSFKFSKLNLGTVAPQFTGVTIIEDDGCGITMELDLNWDGNPNIVLDIRTKLGVVLPVQVKDISFTGVFRVIFKPLTEHFPCFGAVSYSLRDKKKLDFTLKVIGGEISTIPGISDAIEETIHDAIEDSISWPVRKVVPIIPGDYSDLELRPVGILEVKLVQARNLTNKDIIGKSDPFAVLYIRPIRARMKISKVISNDLNPIWNEHFEFVVEDVPTQNLVVKIYDDDGVRPPELIGCARVRLKDLQPGKVEDIWLKLVKDLEVQRDKKDRGQVHLELLYCPYDMEDEIVNPFAHQLSMTSLEKALKSGKSRTKASQIHRTPTNRKRDVILRGVLSVTVISANNLPAMDMSGKSDPYVVLSMKKMSTINNKTRVVNESLNPIWDQTFDFVVEDGLHDMLILEVWDHDTFGKDYIGRCILTLTKVIVEKEYSDSFPLEGAKSGRLNLHFKWTPLPIYRA, encoded by the exons ATGTCATTTCAAGATTCAAGGAAGATTTTTCCAGCTGCATTTTATCCATCATGGGTAATTTTCTCACATCGTCAGAAG TTAAAATGGCTTAACCATGAGCTGATTAAAATCTGGCCTTATGTCAATGAG GCTGCATCTGAGATTATTCGGACTTCTATTGAGCCAGTTCTTGAACAATATAAATCAGCCATCTTATCATCATTCAAGTTTTCAAAACTAAATCTTGGAACTGTTGCTCCCCAGTTTACAG GAGTTACAATAATCGAAGATGATGGGTGTGGGATTACCATGGAGTTGGACTTGAATTGGGATGGTAATCCAAACATTGTTCTTGATATTCGAACAAAACTTGGTGTTGTGCTTCCTGTACAG GTAAAAGATATTAGCTTCACAGGGGTTTTCCGTGTAATATTTAAACCGCTCACCGAACACTTTCCCTGCTTTGGAGCTGTTTCTTATTCTTTGAGAGATAAG AAAAAACTGGATTTCACGCTAAAGGTTATTGGTGGAGAAATATCAACAATTCCTGGAATTTCTGATGCTATTGAG GAAACAATTCATGATGCAATTGAAGACTCTATATCATGGCCAGTGCGTAAAGTTGTTCCAATAATACCTGGGGATTACAG TGACCTAGAACTGAGACCAGTTGGAATATTGGAAGTAAAGCTTGTGCAAGCTAGAAATTTGACAAACAAAGACATAATTGGAAAATCTGATCCATTTGCTGTTCTGTATATACGTCCAATACGTGCTAGAATGAAGATAAGCAAAGTAATA AGCAATGATTTGAATCCTATCTGGAATGAGCACTTCGAATTTGTGGTTGAAGATGTACCCACACAAAATTTGGTAGTAAAGATTTATGATGATGACGGGGTCAGGCCACCTGAACTAATTGGTTGTGCTCGAGTCAGATTGAAGGACCTTCAACCTGGTAAAGTAGAAGATATTTGGTTGAAGCTTGTCAAAGATTTGGAAGTGCAAAGAGACAAAAAAGACCGGGGTCAG GTTCACCTTGAGCTTCTATACTGCCCATATGACATGGAGGATGAGATTGTCAATCCTTTTGCTCATCAGCTCTCTATGACTTCTTTGGAGAAGGCTCTCAAATCTGGGAAGAGTAGAACTAAGGCCAGTCAAATTCACAGGACACCAACAAACAGGAAGCGAGATGTTATTTTGAGAGGAGTACTTTCTGTTACTGTCATTTCTGCAAATAACTTGCCTGCCATGGATATGAGTGGAAAGTCGGACCCATATGTTGTGCTTAGTATGAAAAAAATGAGCACAATCAACAACAAAACAAGA GTTGTGAATGAAAGTTTGAATCCAATATGGGACCAGACATTTGACTTTGTCGTGGAAGATGGGCTGCATGACATGCTAATCTTGGAAGTTTGGGATCATGACACATTTGGCAAG GATTATATTGGCAGATGTATTCTGACATTGACAAAGGTAATAGTGGAAAAAGAATATAGCGATAGTTTCCCTTTGGAGGGGGCAAAATCTGGAAGACTCAATTTGCATTTCAAGTGGACGCCACTGCCAATCTACCGAGCTTAG
- the LOC135627527 gene encoding VQ motif-containing protein 11-like produces the protein MCRYYCSFPGYSIKQTTVSFLPHALLLSPSPSHALISFCFSLPPSMAALFPGSGNNNSSTDKLDADALSCSSAAVTGSAGDNTTYVHADPANFRALVQRLTGPAGNYSSVHKLPVASPAAARNVRSKRQKLQERRRASTKLEIDIGHSLYRASTTTRCYRPHHHHCSNTTLSRQNGDEVGLLLSPISTIDSCLLASSATPTTATKDEEEDRAIAEKGFYLHPSPRSNNGDPPKLLPLFPLHSPKNSVSSSE, from the coding sequence ATGTGCAGATATTACTGCAGCTTTCCGGGCTACAGTATAAAGCAAACCACCGTCTCCTTTCTTCCACACGCGCTGCTTCTCAGCCCTTCTCCTTCTCATGCCTTGATCTCTTTCTGCTTCTCTTTACCACCTTCCATGGCTGCTCTCTTTCCTGGCAGCGGGAACAACAACAGCAGCACCGACAAGTTAGACGCCGATGCGCTCTCTTGCTCCTCCGCCGCCGTCACTGGCAGCGCCGGCGATAACACGACCTACGTGCACGCCGACCCGGCCAACTTCCGAGCCTTGGTGCAGAGGCTGACCGGCCCCGCTGGAAACTACTCCTCCGTCCACAAGCTGCCTGTCGCGAGTCCCGCCGCCGCTCGGAACGTGCGGTCCAAGAGGCAGAAGCTTCAGGAGAGGAGGCGGGCCTCCACCAAACTCGAGATCGACATTGGCCATTCTCTCTACCGCGCCAGCACGACGACTCGTTGCTACCGACCTCATCATCACCACTGTTCCAATACAACACTAAGTCGGCAGAACGGAGACGAGGTAGGGCTCCTGCTATCTCCGATATCCACCATTGACTCTTGCTTGCTCGCCTCTTCTGCGACTCCAACCACTGCCACCAAAGATGAAGAGGAAGATAGAGCGATCGCAGAGAAGGGGTTCTATCTGCACCCTTCTCCTAGGAGTAACAACGGCGATCCACCAAAGCTTCTCCCATTGTTCCCTCTCCATTCTCCTAAGAACTCCGTTTCTTCCTCGGAGTGa
- the LOC135627549 gene encoding uncharacterized vacuolar membrane protein YML018C-like, with protein MATWRYKAGLFLILAVVVIWVASAEVTQGIFTDYKQPFAITYLGASLMVIYLPVAFVKDWLCNLLRKNSSKSARSPQTVNNPGPGINSPVKHHDVQKLVEMESQVLLTKKDSDLDLSAQEEEHSLISKIRDEIDSEVLKEKRSFTAKEIATYAFYLAPIWFVTEYLSNAALARTSVASTTVLSSTSGLFTLFAGVLLRQDTLNMAKVVAVFVSMAGVVMTTLGKTWATDESQISSTSNGKRSLVGDLFGLLSAMTYGLFTVLLKKFAGEEGEGVDVQKLFGYVGLFTLVSLWWLVWPLTALGIEPKFTIPHSAKMEEVVLANGFVGSVLSDYFWALCVVWTTPLVATLGMSLTIPLAMVADMLVHGRHYSAIYILGSVQVFAGFVIANLSNRLSRLFGF; from the exons atgGCGACCTGGAGGTATAAGGCTGGTTTGTTTCTCATTCTTGCGGTGGTCGTCATCTGGGTCGCCTCCGCCGAAGTCACCCAG GGTATATTTACAGACTACAAACAACCTTTTGCCATCACTTACTTGGGAGCCTCCCTTATGGTTATATATCTACCAGTAGCTTTCGTAAAAGATTGGTTATGTAATCTATTGAGAAAGAATTCTTCTAAAAGTGCTAGAAGTCCACAAACTGTCAACAACCCAGGACCTGGAATTAATTCTCCTGTAAAACATCATGACGTTCAGAAGTTGGTGGAAATGGAATCACAAGTACTTTTAACTAAGAAAGACAGTGACCTTGATCTTTCTGCACAAGAGGAGGAACACTCCCTCATTTCCAAAATTAGAGATGAAATTGATTCTGAAGTTTTGAAGGAAAAAAGATCATTCACTGCTAAGGAGATTGCAACATATGCATTTTATCTTGCTCCTATTTGGTTTGTCACAGAG TACTTATCAAATGCAGCACTTGCAAGGACCAGTGTGGCAAGTACGACTGTGTTATCTTCAACTTCAGGACTCTTTACTCTTTTTGCTGGTGTTCTTCTACGGCAAGACACCTTAAACATGGCCAAAGTTGTTGCTGTTTTTGTTAGCATGGCTGGTGTTGTAATGACAACTCTTGGCAAGACTTGGGCGACAGATGAGTCACAAATAAGCTCCACTAG TAATGGAAAGCGATCACTTGTTGGGGATCTTTTTGGTCTTCTTTCAGCAATGACATATGGTCTATTTACTG TGCTTCTTAAGAAGTTTgcaggagaggaaggagaaggagtTGATGTTCAAAAGCTGTTTGGATATGTTGGACTGTTTACACTTGTATCTTTGTGGTGGCTTG TCTGGCCATTAACTGCATTAGGAATTGAACCCAAGTTTACAATACCTCACTCTGCTAAAATGGAAGAAGTAGTGCTTGCTAATGGCTTTGTTGGAAGTGTACTCTCAGACTACTTCTG GGCATTATGTGTTGTTTGGACTACTCCATTGGTAGCCACCTTGGGCATGTCGCTTACTATACCACTTGCCATGGTAGCTGATATGCTTGTTCACGGTCGTCACTATTCAGCAATCTATATCCTTGGTTCAGTTCAG GTATTTGCTGGGTTTGTAATAGCTAATTTGTCGAACCGTTTGTCTCGATTATTTGGCTTCTAG